In the genome of Oxobacter pfennigii, the window TTGCCAATGTGCAGACCTTATATATGTGATCTGCAATCCTCTCAAAATAGTTAATTATATCCGAATAAATAACTCCGGCTTCTACGGTGCATCTGCCGTCTTCCAATCGACATAGGTGGTTGTCAAGAAGCTCTTTGCATATCCGGTCGACAGTGCTTTCCAGTTCAGCTGTTTTAAAGGCATAGTTTATATCATTTTCTTTCAGCATTAAAATTGTGTTGTCGAACATTTCGGATACCACACCCTGAAGCTCTTTAATTTCATCCATGGCTTCATTTGAAAAAGCAAGGTTTTTTTCTATCATGTTCCTCGTCAAACCCAAAATATCCATGGCATGGTCACCGATTCTTTCAATATTGTTAATGGCGCTGACCATTGCAGGTATCATGGCTGATTCCGAATCACTCAAGGGTTCTTTTGAGATATCGACTATGTAGGAGATTATATCCTTTTGCAGCCGGTTTATTTTTTCCTCGCTTCTTCTCACAGAGTCCAGTTTCTTTTGGTCCTTTGAATACAGAGCTTCCATTAAATTGCCTACCATTCCCTTGGTTATTTCAGCACCCCATACCATTTCGGCTAAAGATGCCTTAAAAGCTGCAAGAGGGGTATTTAAAAGAAGCTTGTTTAAATATCTGGGCGCATCTTCATCATCCTTGCCCTTGCCCCTGATGACCAGCTCCAAAAACCTCACATAGTGCTTTGTTATCGGCAGGAACAAAAGGGCGCTTAATACATTGAAGATGGTGTGGGAATTTGCAATTTGTGCGCTTATATCCGATGCAGGCTGAAGATAAACAGTGGTACTCTCAACTATTTTAACGAAGAGAGGTAGAATCAAAGCTACAAGAACTACGCCGAAAATATTATATAATGTGTGAGCCCATGCCGTTCTTCTTGCATATATGTTTCCCGCCATACTGGCGAGCTGTGCCGTAATGCACGTTCCTATATTATCTCCCAGCATAATGCAAATAGAGGATTGAAGGTCAATAAGGCCTGCCTGTCCTAAAACCATAACAAGGCCTACCGTCGCGGCGCTGCTGTGGACCATGGCGGTGGCTACCGCACCTAAGACTATTGCAATTACAGGATTTGAAGCATAATTTTCAAAGAAATATCTTAAGGTTTCGCTTTGCTGCATAAAAGGTATTCCGGAATTCAGTATTTTCAAACCTAAAAACATTATTCCAAATCCCATTATGGCATCGCCTATATTCTTAAGTGATTTGTTCTTGGCAAAATAATTCAA includes:
- a CDS encoding Na/Pi cotransporter family protein gives rise to the protein MKELIFGLLGGTALLMYGVDKMGEGLEKASGEMMKKILTVLTGRVWSAFLVGTLLTALVQSSTAITVLTVGFVNAGLMKLPQAIGIIYGANIGTTITAQLMAFSYQFKLTDVALPILAFGFMLNYFAKNKSLKNIGDAIMGFGIMFLGLKILNSGIPFMQQSETLRYFFENYASNPVIAIVLGAVATAMVHSSAATVGLVMVLGQAGLIDLQSSICIMLGDNIGTCITAQLASMAGNIYARRTAWAHTLYNIFGVVLVALILPLFVKIVESTTVYLQPASDISAQIANSHTIFNVLSALLFLPITKHYVRFLELVIRGKGKDDEDAPRYLNKLLLNTPLAAFKASLAEMVWGAEITKGMVGNLMEALYSKDQKKLDSVRRSEEKINRLQKDIISYIVDISKEPLSDSESAMIPAMVSAINNIERIGDHAMDILGLTRNMIEKNLAFSNEAMDEIKELQGVVSEMFDNTILMLKENDINYAFKTAELESTVDRICKELLDNHLCRLEDGRCTVEAGVIYSDIINYFERIADHIYKVCTLASEKFQTISR